In one window of Mus pahari chromosome 3, PAHARI_EIJ_v1.1, whole genome shotgun sequence DNA:
- the Gjd2 gene encoding gap junction delta-2 protein, which translates to MGEWTILERLLEAAVQQHSTMIGRILLTVVVIFRILIVAIVGETVYDDEQTMFVCNTLQPGCNQACYDRAFPISHIRYWVFQIIMVCTPSLCFITYSVHQSAKQRERRYSTVFLALDRDPAESIGGPGGTGGGGSGGSKREDKKLQNAIVNGVLQNTETTSKETEPDCLEVKELTPHPSGLRTAARSKLRRQEGISRFYIIQVVFRNALEIGFLVGQYFLYGFSVPGLYECNRYPCIKEVECYVSRPTEKTVFLVFMFAVSGICVVLNLAELNHLGWRKIKLAVRGAQAKRKSVYEIRNKDLPRVSVPNFGRTQSSDSAYV; encoded by the exons ATGGGGGAATGGACCATCTTGGAGAGGCTGCTGGAAGCCGCGGTGCAGCAGCACTCCACTATGATTGGGAG GATCCTGTTGACTGTGGTGGTGATCTTCCGGATACTCATTGTGGCCATTGTAGGGGAGACGGTGTACGATGATGAGCAGACCATGTTTGTGTGCAACACCCTGCAGCCCGGCTGTAACCAGGCCTGCTATGACCGCGCCTTTCCCATCTCCCATATACGTTACTGGGTCTTCCAGATCATAATGGTGTGCACCCCCAGTCTCTGTTTTATCACCTATTCTGTGCACCAATCCGCCAAGCAGCGAGAACGCCGGTACTCTACTGTCTTCCTAGCCCTGGACAGAGACCCTGCTGAGTCTATAGGGGGACCTGgaggaactgggggtgggggcagcggAGGGAGCAAACGAGAAGATAAGAAGTTGCAAAATGCCATTGTCAATGGGGTGCTGCAGAACACAGAGACCACCAGTAAGGAGACAGAACCGGATTGCTTAGAGGTTAAAGAGCTGACTCCACATCCATCTGGGCTGCGCACAGCAGCAAGGTCCAAGCTCCGAAGACAGGAAGGTATCTCCCGCTTCTACATCATCCAAGTGGTGTTTCGAAATGCTCTGGAGATTGGGTTTCTGGTGGGCCAGTACTTTCTATATGGCTTCAGTGTTCCAGGGCTGTATGAGTGCAACCGTTACCCCTGCATCAAGGAGGTAGAATGTTATGTGTCTAGACCTACCGAGAAGACGGTCTTTCTGGTGTTCATGTTTGCTGTGAGCGGCATTTGTGTGGTGCTCAATCTGGCTGAACTTAACCATCTGGGATGGCGGAAGATCAAACTGGCTGTCCGGGGAGCCCAGGCCAAGAGGAAGTCAGTCTATGAGATACGTAACAAAGATCTGCCTCGAGTCAGTGTTCCCAATTTCGGCAGGACTCAGTCCAGTGACTCTGCCTATGTGTGA